Below is a window of Methanobrevibacter sp. DNA.
AATAAAACATTACTATCTAAAATCAAAAGAATTCCTGCAGGAGCTGACCATAGAAACATATAATAAATCGATTTCAGAAACCAAAGTTTATGACAAATGGCTTGAAACATTTATACCAAAAGTTTGGTAATTAACTATAAATAAACATCTTTTCCATGATATGTAGGTTTAATTTTAATTATTTCTTCCTTTTTTAATTCGTTTATGGCATTTTTAATATATTTGCAGGGAATTTTTGGCAATCTCTTGCATACATGAGTAATTGGGGTATGACGTTTATTATAGTATTTGTTTTTATGTAATGAATTGATTACATCTATTTTAACCTTTTCCACATTGAATTTTTTAGCCATATATATACTTATGTATTACTAATATATAAATATTTATTACTAATTGTTTAAAAAATTTACAAATTAGAAAAATTTATAAGTATCAAATGTACATATATTGTATTGGTGAGAAGTAATGTTCGAAGAGTTATTTGGAAATTGTCCTCAAGCTAAAGTTTTGCAATTTTTATTTTCTGCACCTGTTGATGAGTATACCAAACAAGAAATTGCTGTTGGATCAGGTATTTCAAGAGTTACTTTAGATAAATTCATCAATACATTCATTGAAAATGAAATAATTATATATCAAAATTCAAGATATATTTTAAATACAAAATCCGAGTTTTTAAGGAAATTGGACATTGCACAAGAAGAATTTATTAAATTCCACTTTAACAAACAATTGGAAGAAGGCATTGAAGAATCTGATGAAGTGTCTGATGAAGAATTTGAAAAATATTTGGATTCTCTTCCTGATGAATTGGACTTAGATGAATTGGAAAGAGAAATTGAATTCAATGAGAAAATTCTTGTCAACAAAAAAGAATATGAAAACCTAAAAGATTATTATTTAACCTTTTCAGATAAGGAGATAAAATTATCTGACTTTTCCGCTATTGACGATAAAAAATGGTATACTATGGATGTGATTGAATGAATGATAAAAATGTGGGAATAAAATCAAAAATTAACATTGATGAAGATTCAGAAGTTGTTTATGCTTCTTCTTTTGGTGTAGGTGGCAATAATGAAGAAATCAGATTAATAGTCATAAATAATAAATTAGTCAATGATGGCGAAGACATTGAATTAATAAATGAATCTGATTTGCAAATTGTCATGAATTACAGTACTGCAATTAAACTAAATAAACTTTTAAATAAGTATATTGCTCAAAACAAATAATTTCATGTATTGAAGGTTGATGAAATTGAAAGAAAATTCCTATGAAGTTTGTAGTGGTTGAATCATATAAATATATGGGGGATGTGATTGGATGTCACTTAAAGAATTGTTTGGAGAAACAGATAGAATCAAAATTCTTGAGGAACTGATTTCCAACTGAGATTTCTTTTTATCAGTTGATGAAATAGCAAGAATGTCTGATGTTTCCAAAAAAAGCGTTCATATTCATATAAATGAATTAAACAAGATAGGAATTTTAATAGTTGATGATGGTTCTAAAAAATTCAAATTAGATTCAAAAGACAAAAGAGCAATTGCATTAGCTTTAATAGAATCTGATGAGTATTTGCGATTGATGGATGAATTTGAAAAAGAAATAAAAGAAAAAATCAAGAAGAATTACTATAATTAGCAGCATCCGATAATTAAATGGTATTATAGTTTATGAGCAGTTATAATCGTAAAACTGCTTGAATTAATGGTTATCCTGCAATCATCAACTTCAACATAATAGTTTTTACCTTCCTTTACAACAGAAGACTCCTCTTTTTTAAACTTTGAAATACAGTAGCTTACTGCCTCATCACTTATCCCCAAGTTTTTCCGTATTCTTCCAACACCCATTTCGGTTGTGTGAATCTTGTCAATGTTTTCAATCAGAACTTTCTTGTGCATTTCATCACCCGTTTTTTGCATCTCACCTGATGCTACACTTACTTATTTATATATTACAAAACTATTTAGTATTATGTCATTTTTAAAATTCATTCTTAAAAATCC
It encodes the following:
- a CDS encoding DUF3781 domain-containing protein gives rise to the protein MHKKVLIENIDKIHTTEMGVGRIRKNLGISDEAVSYCISKFKKEESSVVKEGKNYYVEVDDCRITINSSSFTIITAHKL